A region from the Vicia villosa cultivar HV-30 ecotype Madison, WI linkage group LG3, Vvil1.0, whole genome shotgun sequence genome encodes:
- the LOC131655755 gene encoding serine/threonine-protein kinase SAPK2-like codes for MEERYETIKDIGSGNFGVAKLVRERQSGKLYAIKIIERGLKIDEHVQREIINHRSLKHPNIVRFKEVLCTPLHLVIVMEYAAGGELFEKICSAGRFDEDEARYFFQQLISGVSYCHSMEICHRDLKLENTLLDGSSSPQLKICDFGYSKSSVLHSQPKSTVGTPAYIAPEVLSRREYDGKVADVWSCGVTLYVMLVGGYPFEDPDDPRNFRKTIERILRVHYSIPDYVRVSKDCRNLLSRIFVADPEKRITIPEIKMHPWFLKKLPNELVEDEKQKLENDGNCVDDSSSQSIEEISSIIQEARKPGEGPKLDGQFVGGEMDFDEMDEDDDFDNDIETSDDFEYVCDM; via the exons ATGGaagaaaggtatgaaactattaAAGATATTGGGTCAGGAAATTTTGGAGTAGCAAAACTTGTGAGGGAGAGACAAAGTGGTAAACTATATGCTATCAAAATCATTGAGAGAGGACTCAAg ATTGATGAACATGTGCAAAGAGAGATTATCAATCATAGGTCCTTGAAGCATCCCAATATCGTTCGATTTAAAGAG GTTCTATGTACTCCGCTTCATCTAGTTATAGTAATGGAGTATGCTGCGGGAGGGGAATTATTCGAAAAAATATGCAGTGCCGGTAGATTTGATGAAGACGAG GCAAGATATTTTTTTCAGCAGTTGATTTCTGGAGTCAGCTATTGTCATTCAATG GAAATTTGCCATAGAGATCTTAAGTTGGAAAATACACTTTTAGATGGAAGCTCTTCTCCACAACTTAAAATATGTGACTTTGGATATTCTAAG TCTTCTGTTCTACATTCTCAGCCTAAATCAACGGTGGGAACTCCGGCATATATTGCACCAGAGGTTTTGTCAAGAAGAGAATATGATGGAAAG GTTGCTGATGTTTGGTCTTGTGGGGTTACATTGTATGTGATGCTTGTTGGTGGTTATCCTTTTGAAGATCCAGATGATCcaagaaattttagaaaaacaATCGAG CGAATTCTTAGGGTCCATTACTCTATTCCAGACTATGTTCGCGTTTCAAAAGATTGTAGAAATCTTCTATCTCGAATATTCGTGGCAGATCCTGAAAAG AGAATCACTATCCCAGAAATTAAAATGCATCCATGGTTCCTTAAGAAATTGCCAAATGAATTAGTGGAGGATGAAAAGCAAAAGTTAGAAAATGATGGAAATTGTGTGGATGATTCATCATCTCAGAGTATTGAAGAAATATCATCGATAATTCAAGAGGCAAGAAAGCCAGGTGAAGGACCAAAACTTGATGGACAATTTGTTGGAGGAGAAATGGATTTTGATGAaatggatgaagatgatgattttgataATGATATAGAAACAAGTGATGATTTTGAGTATGTTTGTGATATGTGA